TATATGAAGCTAATAACGCCAAGAAATGACTGGAAAACATATAATGAAGGGTGGATAACAGATTCTGTAAGTGTCTTGATTTTTTCTTGTATCAACATGGATCAGGGTGGCTAACACACTCATTTTTTTCAGCATATGGCATCTGCAATGCTTATGTTCCATAAAAGAAATATGAGGAAGCCTTCACCATACTGTTCAGATAGGAAAGCTTTTCTTGAACACTGGTTTGTGAAGATGTGGGTCAGAGACTACAAGAATTACGATCCTAAGACGTGGGAGTTCTCAGAAATTTACAAGAAGGTCTTCAATGGCAATTACCCTTCTGAATTTTCTAACAACAGAAAATGGCTCAAGGATGTGGATACACTGTTTTTTTGCCACTTGATAAATGGTGACCACTGGGTCGCTTTAGAAGTGGATCTTCAGAAGAAAATAATCCATGTTTACGACAGCATACTGACAGTTGTCCCAAAAATCACGGATCTTCAAGAAGAGTGTCGTCCTTTCACGAAGATGATTCCTTTACTTCTGAATGAAATGGTTCCAGGAAGGAAGAAGAGTACCCAGCAGTTCAGGATTTTAAGGCTTAGTAAAAGTGTGCCTCAGAATAAACTCCCTGGTGATTGTGGTGTTTACGCTCTGAAGTATATAGAGTGTAAGGCGATTGGCTGCGGTTTTGAAGGACTATCTGACCAGTGCATTCTGGCAATGCGTATTAAGTTAGCTGCTGAGATCTATGATGAGGTTTCGGGTCTGTaacattttcatgtttttaggATATGGAGCATTTTATGTTTCTGATATGTCGTATTTCTATGGTTTGAACGTTATGGATATGTagtattttctctgttttctgaTCAAACAGGCTTCTAATTTGCTTTGTTTTCTGATTTGCTCTGTTTTCTGACCAAACACGCTTCTGATCATGGAGTGAATGAGTTGCTTTTGATCAAACGCGCTTCTGGTTTAGTTTCAAAACTCTTGCTGTTTTGTGGCTACGGAATAATATTATGTTGATGCAAGTAAGAACATAAGTTGTGTCGTGGTCTGTTGGTATTTGGGTGTTTTTCCCCCATCACTTAACCCGGGTTCAATCCCAGCATAGAGCTTTTTTCTTTGCATATGTTAATTCATTAATGGCATAATGGTAAATAatttcatcttcttcccatcAATTTTAGGGTTACGAAGTCTGCAGATTTTTGTGATTCTCAGATCAAAATCGTGAAAATAAGGTGGTAAACGAACTCGTTTCACTTGATTTGATCACTATTTGTCGATTTTCTATCGATTTTAGGCCGAGACATCGAATTAGTGgttttcaggaaaaaaaaattggattttcATGTAAAACAGAGTAAAACAGAGCACATATTGTCTACTCAGAATCCCATAAAACATAAGTTAAATTGTCCAACCAAAAACGATAGCAAATTGTCTAAGGAAAAAACAAATGACGCATTCTCTAACCAACAGGACAAGTTTTGCAATTGTGACCACCTTGATTACAAATCGAACATTTATGCTGCTTTCTTGGTTGTTTCTTATTTTCACCTTTCTCAAGCCAAGACTTCATTCTTGAATTTTTGGGTCTCCCTGGTGGTTGGCGAACCTCAGGAGGCAAACAAATTATTCCTGCGACATTATCAGGGACTGATGTATCAGCATCTCTCGGCATTACTACCGCGGAGTAAGCGTTGTACAGATAGTTTGTACAATAGTATGGATGACACAATGAAATGATTGATAACTTTCTCGCCTCAGCTGCTGCAATTGCGTGCACGCAAGGTAGCTTTTCTATGTCAAATCTGCGACATGAACAACTTCGCTCTGTCACGTTCACTACGTGGGTAGATGAGACACCTGACACCTGATATTGGTGAATATCTATCTGTTGCACGCTCAGTGTCTTAACATAAGGTACACGGCCCTACAAAAGTATGTCTCAAATGTTAGTATTGTGTTCACCAAATATTCATGTGTAAGAGAAAATCAGGTTTACCTCTAAAAGCTTTTCTACTCCACGAGTCAGAGTTGTTTTCATTGAATTTGCATCAATCTTTCGTGCCGAAAACCAGCGAGTCATCATTTGCCTTATTGCTTCTATAAGTTCTACAACCGGCAAACTCCGTGCATCTGAAAGAACTCTATTGATAGATTCAGCTATGTTGGTCGTAGTCAAATTGTACCTATCACCAGGGAAATGAGCTCTCGCCCACTTCAGTACATCTGCTTTCTGCAAATAACCATGCAATGCTGGGTGCAAGGCTTTGATCTCATCGAATATGGTCTCAAAATCCGAAAGTCTGTATGAATTAGCTGCCTTTTTCACCAAGCCAAACAACTCGCGACCTCTAAACCTATTCAAGACATTCTTATACAAGTGATAAGTGCAAACTCCACGGCTGGCAGTTGGATATACATGGACTAACGCATTTCTAATTGATTTGTGCCTATCAGAAATAATAGGAAGTCTTTCGTCATCTGGAATCACACAGCTGAGTTGTCTGAAAAACCACTTCCACGATTCGTCGTTTTCAGTATCGACTATCGCAAATGCTATTGGAAATATTTGGAAGTTGCCATCCTGTGCTGATGCAATTAGTAGAGTCCCTTGTACTTTCCTTGCAAGAATGTGCCATCGACAACAACGACCTTCCTCATGAATGGAAAACCCTTGATGCTAGCACCAAATGCGATGAAAAGATACTTGAATCTGTCACTAGAATCTACTACAAGGCGAGTGAATGTCCCTGGATTTGCTTCTTTAATCATATGCAAATAGACTGGTAAATCTTGGTAGCCACTCTCTGCAGATCCCCTAACCAATTCTCTTGCGCACATCAGTGTTCAATGAGCTTTCCAGTAGTCCATCTATCATTTAAAATAGTAAGCAACCGttagaaataaattaaattttgagtACACAAGTAAATGAAATAAACCTTTATTCCAAAGCACTTGTTAAGGGACTGCTTCACATGACTTGGCAAAACGGTTGGCTCCACTCCACCAATGAAATCAGTGTATAAAGATCCAAGAATATCTGGTGTTGCTTGTCTGCAACGAGCTGATCTCTCTGTAATTGAACAAGTATGATCTGAAACATAGACCCGTACAGTAAAGCGAGGAGTATCACTTGTCGGTGATGCTCTTAACCTCCAACTACAGCCTTGAACCCAACATTTTACGATTAACAGATCCGGTGTTGAGTATTCGACATCGTAATCAAACTGTTGCACTATCGTCAACATCTTAAGTCGTGTTTTTAAAGCAGACTTGGACTCAAAACTTTGGccaacaaaaatatttagtgAATTCAGTTGTTGCTGCCTAACATGTGGAGTCACAGCCTTAGCCTTTTTCGATTTGCTTGCTATCCCCACCTTTGGCTTAACATGTGGAGTCACTTTCCCATCTCTGTATCTACTTCTGGAACTAATCCATAGGCTATAAAGTTTTCATCATCTGATGCCGCACCATCTGAATCATCGCAATAGTCAAACCGTTCTCTGTCAGTGTCTGAGTCTTCATCATGATTACAACCCGACTGGTTGATCTGTTTCATCGTCTTTATGTTGTCTCTAAAAGTGACCTCTACGCATAGACGGATTTTGTCAGATTGTAGAAGACGGAAGAAACTTTGTAGCTGTCGAAAATTCCCAATTTTAACTGGGGGTGTGTCACGAGTTAGCTTCATCAAGCTCTTCCTGCCAAGCATGTAACTCAATTCGATATTAACATGTCTCTTATCTAATCTGTAGTCTTCATAAACCATGTTGATCATATCTTCAAACCTTGTCTTATCACTGACTGGAATTACTTTGCTTCCTCTTCTGCTATCAACGTGAAACATCCACTTACCACTGCCTACAAACGGCTATAACCTCCTCCATCAATTTTTCTTGAGATTAACGTGAAATAGCCACTTGTCCAAAGAACGTGattggaagaagaggaagaagaatgtTTACGGCAAAAACCTAGGTTTTAATAACTTATTGCAGTTATGGTCgaaattttggtttaattagaGCAAACCGGAATCTGTTTATTCTAATTAgttaaccaattaattttattaaccGATTCTGGATCAAAAAGTCTGCCATCTCTTGAAAGCCTGTCGTAACTAGATTAAAGTTTGCCATCTTTTAAAAGCTGCTGTAACTAAAATAAGTCTGTGATCACATAGTTGTGTTATTATAACGTCGACAATGAAGCATACTTATTCTGAAAGTTTGTTGTTTGTAAATGTAGAAAGTATAAGTATGCCataacatgaaaacaaaaatctgccaaattttaaaaagtctACGAGATAAATCTGTATGCTAGTACAAAATTTTCGACATATTAGAAAATCTGCTGTTATAGGATAAAAATCTGCCACTAAAAGTCTGCCAACGTAAAATAAATCTGCGAGTGCAATCAAATCTGCCATCATGTGAGATATACTTTTTCTGAAAGTATGTGATGATATTAAGTTTGCGATACTAAGTCTTCGGTAAAAAATAAATCTGCGACGGTTTATTAAATCTGCCATCAAGTATTGCAGTTTTTTCACAGCAGATTTATTTTACTGtttcgttaaaaaaaaagaaaaatttgatgacatgcagtaaaaaaaaaaactgtaatttttttttaacaaagaaaataagGGTAGTTTAGGCATAAAAAACATTctagtaaattaaaaaaattctatgtTATTCTAGTAATAATAACATAATTTCACGTTATTTTAGTAATCTTCCcgtttatttttggtttatttcattttaacaGAATTTCTTTCGAACTAGCTTGgaactaattttattttcgtTCAGACTCTATTATACCCAATTTTGATGGTACATGAATCATGTAATATGATTAAGTGGAGATTCAttatatcaacaaaaattgataaaaatgttttttttaataaaaaaattggtttaaagTTAAACATGGAAAGAATATTGTATAATTCGATAAGATAACTACgagaatatttaaatttatgtaaatatatagttcatgaaaattaatttataattaatacatacatatatatatatatatatatatatattataatatagacataagtaataattttattttattataaaatcagtttcatctctaatttattttttgcttgAATTTTACGgtgttaattttatatacaacagtttttaaactaaagcaCATTCTAATTATGAATGTGGTCCATTTAATTAATCATTGAAAATTGTTCAAGGTACCTTAAAAATGATGGTATGACCAAAAGACttaccattgatcacaaaatttttaCTATgagattttaacttttttattaatttatatattttttaaaatctaaatataatatataaaaaattggtaaattattttactatatataccTTAAAAATTATGGTATGACTAAAACGACTTACCATTAATCACAAAATTTTTAATGTgagattttaacttttttattaatttatagaaaaaattgGTTTCTATGCCTATATTAGGAGACCTAATTTGAGACTTACCCATGAATTGACAGCATCCcttttatttcttatgtttctctttcttctccgtgttctttctctcttttctttttctgcaACTACATCTCTTACTTCCAATTCTAATTCATTATCCAAATCACTATTCTTTTCTCTAATTCTAAATTGTTATCCAAATCATTATTTGGATCTTCCACATATGTGACGGCTGAGACCACACTATTTTGGGGCGGAGCTAAGAAAATCCAGATTTACGGATTGAGTTTCTCGCGTCGATATAAGTTCCCacataatattctaaaatttcatTCGTGAGAAAATCTAACCGGAGAACTTGTCCAAGCctaaaatagaaaagagaaaagtGAATCGGTAAAGTTGTTTCACAATTTTGGGTAACAACAATGTTAACTGACATTTTCTTTTGTACatgatattaattatattaaccgacattttcttttgtaagatgttccaaaaaaatatttttcagctGATACATGATTTGTTAAAGATAAATAATATGATACATTGTTTATGTGTTGTTATATTTGTTTGATATAATGAGTTGTAAGATATTACCAAA
The Raphanus sativus cultivar WK10039 chromosome 1, ASM80110v3, whole genome shotgun sequence DNA segment above includes these coding regions:
- the LOC108829517 gene encoding uncharacterized protein LOC108829517 → MCARELVRGSAESGYQDLPVYLHMIKEANPGTFTRLVVDSSDRFKYLFIAFGASIKGFPFMRKVVVVDGTFLQGKFRGRELFGLVKKAANSYRLSDFETIFDEIKALHPALHGYLQKADVLKWARAHFPGDRYNLTTTNIAESINRVLSDARSLPVVELIEAIRQMMTRWFSARKIDANSMKTTLTRGVEKLLEGRVPYVKTLSVQQIDIHQYQVSGVSSTHVVNVTERSCSCRRFDIEKLPCVHAIAAAEARKLSIISLCHPYYCTNYLYNAYSAVVMPRDADTSVPDNVAGIICLPPEVRQPPGRPKNSRMKSWLEKGENKKQPRKQHKCSICNQGGHNCKTCPVG